A stretch of Streptomyces vietnamensis DNA encodes these proteins:
- a CDS encoding ABC transporter ATP-binding protein — protein sequence MTPLVEVRDLSVEFEREAGAVRAVDGLSFTLGEGRALALVGESGSGKSTVAGALLGLHRGTGARVGGTVRVDGIDVGTAGPAELRRLRGGVAAMVFQDPLSALDPYYSVGDQIAEVYRIHRPGSDIQQPGSKIHKPGSWIHRPGSKKAARARAIEVLDRVGIPDAARRSRSRPHEFSGGMRQRALLAMALACEPKLIVADEPTTALDVTVQAQILDLLHELRRETGTALLLVTHDVGVAAESVDEVLVMRDGREVERGPVAGVLGAPSAPYTRTLLSAVPRLDGPARTPAARPGEVLLEAVDLRREFGRGKAAVTAVDGVSLTVRAGETLGVVGESGSGKTTLGRMLVRLLDPTGGELRYGGEEIGTLPERELRPYRRELQMVFQDPVSSLNPRRSVGESIADPLRVAGERDETWIRDRVRELLDRVGLDPDRYEAYPHEFSGGQRQRVGIARALAAEPRLIVCDEPVSALDVTTQAQVTALLAELQAELGLGLVFIAHDLAVVRQVSDRVAVMRGGRIVEQGSVGEVYGAPQDPYTRQLLAAVPSLDPVLAAERRERRQELAVA from the coding sequence GTGACCCCGCTTGTCGAAGTCCGGGACCTCAGCGTCGAGTTCGAGCGGGAGGCCGGGGCCGTGCGGGCCGTCGACGGGCTCTCCTTCACCCTCGGCGAGGGCCGGGCGCTCGCCCTCGTCGGCGAGTCCGGCAGCGGCAAGTCCACCGTCGCCGGCGCCCTCCTCGGCCTCCACCGGGGCACCGGCGCGCGGGTCGGCGGCACCGTGCGGGTCGACGGCATCGACGTCGGCACCGCCGGCCCCGCCGAACTGCGGCGGCTGCGCGGCGGGGTCGCCGCGATGGTCTTCCAGGACCCGCTGTCGGCCCTGGATCCGTACTACTCCGTCGGCGACCAGATCGCGGAGGTGTATCGGATCCATCGTCCTGGATCCGATATCCAGCAGCCTGGATCCAAGATCCATAAGCCTGGATCCTGGATCCATCGTCCTGGATCCAAGAAGGCCGCCCGCGCCCGCGCGATCGAGGTCCTCGACCGGGTCGGCATCCCCGACGCCGCCCGCCGCTCCCGGTCCCGCCCGCACGAGTTCAGCGGCGGCATGCGGCAGCGGGCCCTCCTCGCGATGGCCCTCGCCTGCGAGCCGAAGCTCATCGTCGCCGACGAACCCACCACCGCCCTCGACGTCACCGTGCAGGCCCAGATCCTCGACCTGCTGCACGAACTGCGGCGCGAGACCGGCACCGCGCTGCTCCTCGTCACCCACGACGTCGGCGTGGCCGCCGAGAGCGTCGACGAGGTGCTCGTCATGCGCGACGGGCGCGAGGTCGAGCGCGGCCCCGTCGCCGGGGTGCTCGGCGCGCCCTCGGCGCCGTACACCCGCACGCTGCTCTCCGCCGTGCCCCGGCTCGACGGGCCGGCCCGGACCCCCGCCGCCCGGCCGGGCGAGGTGCTCCTCGAAGCCGTCGACCTGCGGCGGGAGTTCGGCCGGGGCAAGGCCGCCGTGACCGCCGTCGACGGGGTCTCCCTCACCGTCCGCGCCGGCGAGACCCTCGGCGTCGTCGGGGAGTCCGGCAGCGGCAAGACCACCCTCGGCCGGATGCTCGTACGGCTCCTCGACCCGACCGGCGGCGAACTCCGGTACGGGGGCGAGGAGATCGGCACCCTGCCGGAGCGGGAGCTGCGCCCGTACCGCCGCGAGCTCCAGATGGTCTTCCAGGACCCGGTCTCCTCCCTCAACCCGCGCCGCTCCGTCGGCGAGTCGATCGCCGACCCGCTGCGCGTGGCGGGGGAGCGGGACGAGACCTGGATCCGGGACCGGGTGCGGGAACTGCTCGACCGGGTGGGGCTCGACCCCGACCGGTACGAGGCCTATCCGCACGAGTTCAGCGGCGGCCAGCGCCAGCGCGTCGGCATCGCCCGCGCCCTCGCCGCCGAACCCCGGCTGATCGTCTGCGACGAACCCGTCTCCGCGCTCGACGTCACCACCCAGGCCCAGGTGACCGCGCTGCTCGCCGAGCTCCAGGCCGAACTCGGCCTCGGGCTCGTCTTCATCGCCCACGACCTCGCGGTCGTCCGCCAGGTCAGCGACCGGGTCGCCGTCATGCGCGGGGGCCGGATCGTCGAGCAGGGCTCGGTCGGCGAGGTGTACGGGGCGCCCCAGGACCCGTACACCCGGCAGCTGCTCGCCGCCGTCCCCTCGCTCGACCCGGTGCTCGCGGCGGAGCGCCGGGAACGACGCCAGGAGCTGGCCGTCGCCTGA
- a CDS encoding ABC transporter permease, whose translation MIRFVLKRLAGAVLVLLALSVLVYALFYLAPGDPARLACGERCNPQQIAQVREQLGLNESVFGQYLHFLQGVFAGRDYSTGTSVTHCDAPCLGLSYQNDQQVTQLVLERLPATASLALGAMVVWLLVGVGTGLLSALRRGGITERVLTVLTLAGTGTPVFILGLLLLMAVCAYLQWLPFPSYVPFGDDPEQWAWNMLLPWLTLGFFESAKYARLTRSSTLETLAEDHIRTFRAYGVGERSVVTRHALRGAVPPVIAISAVDLGSMFGGAVLTESLFGIPGLGKTLLDGVRTIDLPVVVGVVMVMGAAVVLANVLADLLYAAADRRVVLT comes from the coding sequence ATGATCCGCTTCGTCCTCAAGCGGCTCGCGGGTGCCGTGCTCGTCCTGCTCGCGCTCTCGGTCCTCGTGTACGCCCTCTTCTACCTGGCGCCCGGCGACCCCGCCCGGCTGGCCTGCGGCGAGCGCTGCAACCCCCAGCAGATCGCCCAGGTGCGCGAACAACTCGGCCTGAACGAGAGCGTGTTCGGACAGTACCTGCACTTCCTCCAGGGCGTGTTCGCCGGCCGCGACTACTCCACCGGCACCTCCGTCACCCACTGCGACGCGCCCTGCCTCGGCCTCTCGTACCAGAACGACCAGCAGGTCACCCAGCTCGTCCTGGAACGGCTCCCCGCCACCGCGTCCCTCGCCCTCGGCGCCATGGTCGTCTGGCTCCTCGTCGGCGTCGGCACCGGACTCCTCTCGGCGCTCCGCCGCGGCGGCATCACCGAGCGCGTCCTGACCGTGCTCACCCTCGCCGGGACCGGCACGCCCGTCTTCATCCTCGGGCTGCTGCTCCTCATGGCCGTCTGCGCCTACCTGCAGTGGCTGCCCTTCCCCTCGTACGTGCCGTTCGGCGACGACCCCGAGCAGTGGGCCTGGAACATGCTGCTGCCCTGGCTCACCCTCGGCTTCTTCGAATCCGCCAAGTACGCGCGGCTGACCCGCAGTTCCACCCTGGAGACGCTCGCCGAGGACCACATCCGCACCTTCCGCGCGTACGGGGTGGGGGAGCGGTCCGTCGTCACCCGCCACGCGCTGCGCGGCGCCGTGCCGCCGGTCATCGCGATCAGCGCCGTCGACCTCGGCTCGATGTTCGGCGGGGCCGTGCTCACCGAGTCCCTCTTCGGCATCCCCGGGCTCGGCAAGACCCTCCTCGACGGGGTCCGCACGATCGACCTGCCCGTGGTGGTGGGCGTCGTCATGGTGATGGGTGCGGCCGTCGTCCTCGCCAACGTCCTCGCGGACCTGCTGTACGCGGCCGCCGACCGAAGGGTGGTCCTGACGTGA
- a CDS encoding spherulation-specific family 4 protein, which yields MSHLTTTTATGAVQALGFGVPGYAHPLLAPVEWGELTRPGTPLHWAVLNVAEGPGTRPDPHCLEAAGRLRNAGVKVLGHLDLAYGSRPFGELVSDAHRFLDWYKVGGFYLDRAPADRADLAGTRRLTATLEAVLGGEAHLVLGHGTHPHPGYAETADQLVTFAGSWVDYRWSQVAEWTAEYTEAKFVHLVHGVPRTHLDEALRIARWQGAGTIFFTDRVGRPGQSDQFHTLPGYWDEIVSRIGPGVSE from the coding sequence GTGTCGCATCTGACGACGACCACGGCCACCGGGGCCGTCCAGGCGCTCGGCTTCGGCGTCCCCGGCTACGCCCATCCGCTGCTCGCCCCCGTCGAGTGGGGCGAGCTCACCCGCCCCGGCACCCCGCTGCACTGGGCGGTGCTCAATGTGGCGGAGGGCCCGGGGACCCGTCCGGACCCGCACTGTCTGGAGGCGGCGGGGAGGCTACGCAACGCCGGGGTCAAGGTGCTCGGGCACCTGGACCTGGCGTACGGTTCCCGGCCCTTCGGGGAGCTCGTCTCGGACGCCCACCGCTTCCTCGACTGGTACAAGGTCGGCGGTTTCTACCTGGACCGGGCCCCCGCCGACCGGGCGGACCTGGCCGGGACGCGGCGGCTCACCGCCACCCTGGAGGCCGTGCTCGGCGGCGAGGCCCACCTCGTCCTCGGCCACGGCACCCACCCCCACCCGGGGTACGCCGAGACCGCCGACCAGCTGGTGACCTTCGCCGGCTCCTGGGTGGACTACCGCTGGTCGCAGGTGGCGGAGTGGACCGCCGAGTACACGGAGGCCAAGTTCGTCCACCTCGTCCACGGCGTCCCGCGCACCCACCTCGACGAGGCCCTGCGGATCGCGCGCTGGCAGGGGGCGGGGACGATCTTCTTCACCGACCGCGTCGGCCGTCCGGGACAAAGCGACCAATTCCATACCCTGCCCGGCTACTGGGACGAAATCGTCTCGCGGATTGGACCGGGTGTCTCGGAATGA
- a CDS encoding alpha/beta hydrolase, with translation MPISAAAQRAALLTATAVLLAAGCSDGGDSTAAPVKPTGTGGLSALTAQKLSWAPCPAPSAAEGGGAPPSPLPGGTAWECSFLQAPLDWSVPEGETIELALIRAKARDSAKRIGSLVFNFGGPGGSGITGLPGFASDYESLRTRYDLVSFDPRGVGRSDPVECATDKELDAYYALDFMPDDPAEERTLSDAQKRYAQGCERDAGAALPHVGTENAARDLDLMRQVLGDEKLHYFGISYGTELGGVYAHMFPKNVGRAVFDAVVDPDAGVEDGALGQARGFQLALDNFARDCVDRGDECTLPGSTVAEIEAGITNLLAALDKEPIAGVGDRKLTQTQATNGIAQALYSKKFWPYLEQGLDAADGGDGALLLTLSDSMNGRGENGSYSNIQAANAAINCVDFKERYTLGQAKERLGRFREASPVFGDYMGWALASCSQWPVPGLWEHPDVSAPGSAPILVVGNTGDPATPYEGARSMVDALGKGVGVEVTYEGEGHGAYNSGSACVKKTVDEYLLAGKVPASATVCK, from the coding sequence ATGCCGATCTCCGCCGCCGCCCAGCGCGCCGCTCTGCTGACCGCCACCGCCGTGCTGCTCGCCGCCGGATGCTCGGACGGGGGAGACAGTACGGCGGCCCCGGTGAAGCCGACCGGCACGGGCGGGCTCTCGGCGCTGACGGCGCAGAAGCTGTCCTGGGCACCGTGCCCGGCGCCGTCCGCCGCCGAGGGTGGCGGGGCCCCGCCCTCCCCGCTGCCCGGGGGCACCGCCTGGGAGTGCTCCTTCCTCCAGGCGCCGCTGGACTGGTCGGTGCCGGAGGGCGAGACCATCGAGCTGGCCCTCATCCGTGCCAAGGCCCGTGACAGCGCGAAGCGGATCGGTTCGCTCGTCTTCAACTTCGGCGGGCCCGGCGGCTCCGGCATCACCGGCCTGCCCGGCTTCGCCTCCGACTACGAGAGCCTGCGCACCCGCTACGACCTGGTCTCCTTCGACCCGCGCGGGGTCGGCCGCAGCGACCCCGTCGAGTGCGCCACCGACAAGGAGCTCGACGCCTACTACGCCCTGGACTTCATGCCCGACGACCCCGCCGAGGAGCGGACGCTGTCCGATGCTCAGAAGCGGTACGCGCAGGGCTGCGAGCGCGACGCGGGCGCGGCCCTGCCGCACGTCGGCACCGAGAACGCGGCCCGGGACCTGGACCTGATGCGCCAGGTCCTCGGCGACGAGAAGCTGCACTACTTCGGCATCTCGTACGGCACGGAACTCGGCGGCGTCTACGCCCACATGTTCCCGAAGAACGTGGGCCGGGCCGTCTTCGACGCGGTCGTCGACCCGGACGCGGGCGTCGAGGACGGCGCCCTCGGCCAGGCGAGGGGCTTCCAGCTCGCGCTGGACAACTTCGCCCGGGACTGTGTGGACCGCGGCGACGAGTGCACCCTGCCCGGCAGCACCGTCGCCGAGATCGAGGCGGGGATCACCAACCTCCTCGCGGCCCTCGACAAGGAGCCTATCGCCGGCGTCGGCGACCGGAAACTCACCCAGACGCAGGCCACCAACGGCATCGCGCAGGCCCTGTACTCGAAGAAGTTCTGGCCGTATCTGGAGCAGGGGCTCGACGCGGCCGACGGCGGCGACGGGGCGCTGCTCCTCACCCTGTCCGACTCGATGAACGGGCGCGGCGAGAACGGCTCGTACAGCAACATCCAGGCGGCGAACGCGGCGATCAACTGCGTGGACTTCAAGGAGCGCTACACCCTGGGGCAGGCGAAGGAGCGGCTCGGCCGGTTCCGCGAGGCCTCCCCCGTCTTCGGCGACTACATGGGCTGGGCGCTCGCGAGCTGCTCGCAGTGGCCGGTGCCCGGGCTCTGGGAGCACCCGGACGTCTCGGCGCCCGGCTCGGCGCCGATCCTCGTCGTCGGCAACACCGGCGACCCGGCGACGCCGTACGAGGGCGCCCGGTCGATGGTGGACGCGCTCGGCAAGGGCGTCGGCGTGGAGGTCACGTACGAGGGCGAGGGCCACGGCGCCTACAACAGCGGCAGCGCGTGCGTGAAGAAGACGGTGGACGAGTACCTCCTGGCGGGCAAGGTCCCTGCCTCGGCCACGGTCTGCAAGTAG
- a CDS encoding ABC transporter permease, with amino-acid sequence MTTLTDAPAPVAGLPATGAARQVWRRLRTRPAALVSAAVLLLLVLLALAAPLLAALEGQDPHTYHDDLVDSARGGVPYGAFGGASAEHWLGVEPGTGRDLFVRLLYGARISLLVAVGATTVQILIGVLVGLAAGLGSRWLDGFLSRVTDVLVALPMLVLALALTAVVPRDFPRPLLLILVIGLLGWAYTSRIVRAQTLTLRSLDFVAASRLTGSGRWRTARRELLPSLAAPVITYAAISFPTNIVVEASLSFLGVGVTPPTPSWGQMLSTAQTWFRADPAYVLLPAGLLFATVLAFTVLGDAVRTALDPREASRLRVGTRRESRKGTRKEAS; translated from the coding sequence GTGACGACCCTGACCGACGCCCCGGCGCCCGTGGCGGGCCTCCCCGCCACGGGCGCCGCCCGGCAGGTGTGGCGACGGCTCCGCACCCGCCCGGCCGCCCTCGTCTCCGCCGCCGTCCTCCTCCTGCTCGTCCTCCTCGCCCTCGCCGCTCCGCTGCTCGCCGCCCTGGAGGGCCAGGACCCGCACACGTACCACGACGACCTCGTCGACTCGGCCCGCGGCGGCGTCCCGTACGGCGCCTTCGGCGGGGCGAGCGCCGAGCACTGGCTCGGCGTCGAACCCGGCACCGGCCGCGACCTGTTCGTCCGCCTCCTCTACGGCGCCCGGATCTCCCTCCTCGTCGCCGTCGGCGCCACCACCGTCCAGATCCTCATCGGCGTCCTCGTCGGCCTCGCCGCCGGACTCGGCAGCCGGTGGCTCGACGGGTTCCTCAGCCGCGTCACCGACGTGCTCGTCGCGCTCCCGATGCTGGTCCTCGCCCTCGCGCTGACCGCCGTCGTCCCGCGCGACTTCCCCCGGCCGCTGCTCCTGATCCTCGTCATCGGACTGCTCGGCTGGGCCTACACCTCCCGGATCGTGCGCGCCCAGACGCTCACCCTCAGGAGCCTCGACTTCGTCGCCGCCTCCCGCCTCACCGGCTCCGGCCGGTGGCGGACCGCCCGCCGGGAGCTGCTGCCCTCCCTCGCCGCCCCCGTCATCACCTACGCGGCGATCTCCTTCCCCACCAACATCGTCGTCGAGGCCTCCCTCTCCTTCCTCGGCGTGGGCGTCACCCCGCCCACCCCGTCCTGGGGACAGATGCTGTCGACCGCACAGACCTGGTTCCGGGCCGACCCCGCGTACGTCCTGCTGCCCGCCGGACTGCTCTTCGCCACCGTGCTCGCCTTCACCGTCCTCGGCGACGCCGTCCGCACGGCCCTCGACCCGCGCGAGGCGAGCCGGCTGCGGGTCGGCACCCGTAGGGAGTCCCGCAAGGGCACCCGCAAGGAGGCCTCCTGA
- the moeZ gene encoding adenylyltransferase/sulfurtransferase MoeZ, translated as MSLPPLVEPAAELTVDEVRRYSRHLIIPDVGMDGQKRLKNAKVLCVGAGGLGSPALMYLAAAGVGTLGIVEFDEVDESNLQRQIIHSQADIGRSKAESAKDSVLGINPYVNVILHEERLEADNVMDIFSQYDLIVDGTDNFATRYLVNDACVLLNKPYVWGSIYRFDGQASVFWSEYGPCYRCLYPEPPPPGMVPSCAEGGVLGVLCASIGSIQVTEAIKVLAGVGDPLVGRLMIYDALEMQYRQVKVRKDPNCAVCGENPTVTELIDYEAFCGVVSEEAQEAALGSTITPKQLKEWIDDGENIDIIDVREVNEYEIVSIPGARLIPKNEFLMGNALQDLPQDKRIVLHCKTGVRSAEVLAVLKSAGFADAVHVGGGVIGWVNQIEPEKPIY; from the coding sequence GTGTCGCTGCCACCCCTGGTCGAGCCGGCTGCCGAGCTCACCGTAGACGAGGTCCGCAGGTACTCCCGCCACCTGATCATCCCGGACGTCGGGATGGACGGGCAGAAGCGGCTGAAGAACGCCAAGGTGCTGTGTGTGGGCGCCGGCGGCCTCGGTTCCCCGGCCCTGATGTACCTGGCCGCCGCCGGCGTGGGCACGCTCGGCATCGTGGAGTTCGACGAGGTCGACGAGTCGAACCTCCAGCGCCAGATCATCCACAGCCAGGCCGACATCGGCCGCTCCAAGGCGGAGTCCGCGAAGGACTCGGTCCTCGGCATCAACCCGTACGTGAACGTGATCCTTCACGAGGAGCGGCTCGAGGCCGACAACGTGATGGACATCTTCAGCCAGTACGACCTGATCGTCGACGGCACCGACAACTTCGCCACCCGTTACCTGGTGAACGACGCCTGCGTGCTGCTCAACAAGCCGTACGTCTGGGGTTCGATCTACCGCTTCGACGGTCAGGCCTCGGTGTTCTGGTCCGAGTACGGCCCCTGCTACCGCTGCCTCTACCCGGAGCCCCCGCCGCCGGGCATGGTCCCCTCCTGCGCCGAGGGCGGCGTCCTGGGCGTGCTCTGCGCGTCCATCGGCTCCATCCAGGTCACCGAGGCCATCAAGGTCCTGGCCGGCGTGGGCGACCCGTTGGTCGGCCGCCTGATGATCTACGACGCCCTGGAGATGCAGTACCGCCAGGTCAAGGTCCGCAAGGACCCCAACTGCGCCGTCTGCGGCGAGAACCCGACCGTCACCGAGCTCATCGACTACGAGGCCTTCTGCGGCGTCGTGTCCGAGGAGGCCCAGGAGGCGGCGCTCGGCTCGACGATCACTCCCAAGCAGCTCAAGGAGTGGATCGACGACGGCGAGAACATCGACATCATCGACGTCCGCGAGGTCAACGAGTACGAGATCGTCTCGATCCCGGGCGCGCGTCTGATCCCGAAGAACGAGTTCCTGATGGGCAACGCCCTCCAGGACCTCCCGCAGGACAAGCGGATCGTCCTGCACTGCAAGACGGGTGTCCGCAGTGCGGAAGTCCTCGCGGTGCTCAAGTCCGCGGGCTTCGCGGACGCGGTCCACGTCGGCGGCGGCGTGATCGGCTGGGTTAACCAGATCGAGCCCGAGAAGCCGATCTACTGA
- a CDS encoding glycosyltransferase, translating to MRIGLLTEGGYPYATGESGRWCERLVRGLGQHQFDLYALGGTGTPLPLPPNARVARATRGARGGDLGGPDTAPAPAAKGLAEHRASRRAYGRHERRRFTEAYHRLATGLCAEDDATSSAGGLRAEEGSTSFAEGLYALAELARERGGLPGALRSDDAVRALESACRAPGARRGAAAAGLPDHLAFAEHLERALRPLSLDWYEEDALGAADLCHAAAGGVTALPGLLAKRFFGTPLLVTEYGVPLRAHYLSAAGADRSAPLRALLAALHGRLVGEIYRQAALLTPGNAHARRWQEKCGADRARIRTVHPGMAAERFAEVGEDEESGDPATLVWVGRVEPAKDLIGLLHAFAEIRARQPDARLRIVAVPDREPGACTYLTYCKGVAAQLFPDEAAGAHAVGENPVTFEELGGPEAPTLEDTYASGALVVMSSLVEGFPASLVEAMFCARATVSTDVGAVVEIIGGTGLVVPPRNPRALADACLALLRDPDRRHRLGAAARARALELFTVDQNLAAFRGIYLELLSHAPVRHRPGDGVPFAHPAEAHVPGSWAHKAVTAGTGAPDA from the coding sequence GTGCGGATCGGACTGCTCACGGAGGGTGGCTACCCGTACGCCACCGGTGAGTCCGGACGCTGGTGCGAGCGGCTCGTACGCGGGCTCGGACAGCACCAGTTCGACCTCTACGCCCTCGGCGGGACCGGCACCCCGCTGCCCCTGCCGCCGAACGCCCGCGTCGCGCGCGCCACTCGCGGCGCTCGCGGCGGCGACCTCGGCGGCCCGGACACGGCCCCGGCCCCGGCCGCGAAGGGCCTCGCCGAGCACCGCGCCTCCCGCCGGGCCTACGGACGCCACGAGCGGCGCCGCTTCACCGAGGCCTACCACCGGCTCGCCACCGGACTCTGCGCCGAGGACGACGCGACCTCCTCCGCCGGCGGACTCCGTGCCGAGGAGGGCTCGACCTCCTTCGCCGAAGGGCTCTACGCCCTCGCCGAACTCGCCCGCGAACGCGGCGGACTGCCCGGCGCACTCCGCTCCGACGACGCCGTCCGCGCCCTGGAGTCCGCCTGCCGCGCGCCCGGCGCACGCCGGGGCGCGGCCGCCGCCGGACTCCCCGACCACCTCGCCTTCGCCGAGCACCTGGAGCGGGCCCTGCGCCCCCTCTCCCTCGACTGGTACGAGGAGGACGCGCTCGGCGCCGCCGACCTCTGCCACGCCGCCGCCGGAGGCGTCACCGCCCTCCCCGGGCTGTTGGCCAAACGCTTCTTCGGCACCCCGCTGCTCGTCACCGAGTACGGCGTACCGCTGCGCGCCCACTACCTCTCGGCGGCCGGCGCCGACCGCTCCGCCCCCCTCCGCGCCCTGCTCGCCGCCCTCCACGGCCGGCTCGTCGGCGAGATCTACCGGCAGGCCGCCCTCCTCACCCCCGGCAACGCCCACGCCCGCCGCTGGCAGGAGAAGTGCGGCGCCGACCGGGCCCGCATCCGCACCGTCCACCCCGGCATGGCCGCCGAGCGCTTCGCCGAGGTCGGCGAGGACGAGGAGAGCGGCGACCCCGCCACCCTCGTCTGGGTCGGCCGCGTCGAACCCGCCAAGGACCTCATCGGCCTCCTCCACGCCTTCGCCGAGATCCGGGCCCGGCAGCCCGACGCCCGGCTGCGGATCGTCGCCGTGCCCGACCGCGAACCCGGCGCCTGCACCTACCTCACGTACTGCAAGGGGGTCGCCGCCCAGCTCTTCCCCGACGAGGCCGCCGGGGCGCACGCCGTCGGCGAGAACCCCGTCACCTTCGAGGAGCTCGGCGGCCCCGAGGCGCCCACCCTGGAGGACACGTACGCCTCCGGTGCGCTCGTCGTCATGTCCAGCCTCGTCGAGGGCTTCCCCGCCAGCCTCGTCGAGGCGATGTTCTGCGCACGGGCCACCGTCTCCACCGACGTCGGCGCCGTCGTCGAGATCATCGGCGGCACCGGCCTCGTCGTCCCCCCGCGCAACCCCCGGGCGCTCGCCGACGCGTGCCTCGCGCTGCTCCGCGACCCCGACCGCCGCCACCGGCTCGGCGCCGCGGCCCGCGCCCGCGCGCTGGAACTCTTCACGGTCGACCAGAACCTCGCCGCGTTCCGCGGCATCTACCTCGAACTCCTCTCCCACGCGCCGGTGCGCCACCGCCCCGGGGACGGCGTCCCCTTCGCCCACCCCGCCGAGGCCCATGTGCCGGGCAGCTGGGCGCACAAGGCCGTGACCGCGGGGACAGGAGCCCCCGATGCCTGA
- a CDS encoding NAD-dependent epimerase/dehydratase family protein: protein MRVLLLGANGFIGRFVADRLLADPAVHLTALGRGDDADVRFDLASGSPGALTRFLDAVHPGVVVNCAGATRGGARDLTRHNTVAVATVCEALRRSGCGARLVQVGCASEYGPSQPGSSTAEDAIPRPGGPYGVSKLAATELVLGSGLDAVVLRVFSPVGPGTPAGSPLGRLAEAMRRAMQAGDGELKLSGLGVQRDFVDVRDVARAVHAASLSAAQGVVNIGTGRAVRLRDAAAVLARVAGYAGNLHELDAPHGIPQRPMIGAPRTEGTIAEQLASAPYPYPDGCGPWQQADVRTARDRLGWRPRINLEESLADIWMEAACRI, encoded by the coding sequence ATGAGGGTGCTACTGCTCGGAGCCAACGGCTTCATCGGACGCTTCGTCGCCGACCGGCTGCTCGCCGACCCGGCCGTCCACCTCACCGCGCTCGGCCGGGGCGACGACGCCGACGTGCGCTTCGACCTCGCCTCCGGCAGCCCCGGCGCGCTCACCCGCTTCCTGGACGCCGTCCACCCCGGGGTCGTCGTCAACTGCGCCGGAGCCACCCGCGGCGGCGCCCGCGACCTGACCCGGCACAACACCGTCGCCGTCGCCACCGTCTGCGAGGCCCTGCGCCGCAGCGGCTGCGGGGCCCGGCTCGTCCAGGTCGGCTGCGCCTCCGAGTACGGGCCGAGCCAGCCCGGCTCCTCCACGGCCGAGGACGCGATCCCGCGCCCCGGCGGCCCGTACGGCGTGTCCAAGCTCGCCGCGACCGAACTCGTCCTCGGCTCCGGGCTCGACGCCGTCGTCCTGCGGGTCTTCTCCCCGGTCGGGCCCGGCACGCCCGCCGGCTCCCCGCTCGGCCGCCTCGCCGAGGCGATGCGCCGCGCGATGCAGGCCGGGGACGGCGAGCTCAAGCTCAGCGGCCTCGGCGTGCAGCGGGACTTCGTCGACGTACGGGACGTGGCGCGGGCCGTCCACGCCGCCTCCCTCTCCGCCGCCCAGGGCGTCGTCAACATCGGCACCGGCCGGGCCGTCCGGCTCCGGGACGCCGCCGCCGTCCTCGCCCGGGTCGCGGGCTACGCCGGCAACCTGCACGAGCTGGACGCCCCGCACGGCATCCCGCAGCGCCCGATGATCGGCGCCCCCCGCACCGAGGGGACCATCGCCGAGCAGCTGGCCTCCGCCCCGTACCCGTACCCCGACGGCTGCGGACCCTGGCAGCAGGCCGACGTCCGCACCGCCCGCGACCGGCTCGGCTGGCGGCCCCGGATCAACCTGGAGGAGTCCCTCGCCGACATCTGGATGGAGGCGGCGTGTCGCATCTGA